From the genome of Gigantopelta aegis isolate Gae_Host unplaced genomic scaffold, Gae_host_genome ctg4884_pilon_pilon:::debris, whole genome shotgun sequence:
ACTAATGATGGGTTGTCTTAAAGGTAGTATTGAGATAGTACAGATGTTCATAACACGCAAGGCAGATGTTAAAAAGAAGAATGAATTTGGACGAACTGCTTTATACTTTGCTGTACTTAATGGTTGGAAAATAATTGTACGTTGTCTTCTAGATAATGGATGTGATGTGGATGCAACCGCATCACATGGAGACACGACACAAATGATCGGTTGTTTTGAAGGTCATATTGAGATAATACAGCTGTTGATAACACGCACAGCAGATGTTAACAAGAAGAATGCTTTTGGACAAACTGCTTTACACTTTGCTGTATTTGGCGATGAGGAAACAATTGCAGCTTGGCTTCTAAATAATGGATCTAATGTGAATGCATGTACATCACGTGGAAACACGGCACTAATGCTGGGTTGTAAAAAAGGTTACATTGAGATGGTACGGCTGTTGATAGAATGTGGTGCAGATATAaacaggaataataataatggagaCACTGCTTTAGATATTGCCTGCCGAGAGGGTTATAGTGACATTGTGAAGGTTTTAGAAGACAGCATGGGAGTTACAGACACTGAGACTGACAGCATGGAAGTTACAGACACTGAGACTGACTGCATGGAAGTTACAGACACTGAGACTGACGATGAGGAAACTTCATTATATACTGCTGAACAAAATGACTAGTCTGACATTGCTGAGCTCTGGAGTATAGGTAAGAAAATAAACGGGAgcagtgggggagggggggggggattactgCCAGGTAagacacacaccccacacacccctTAACCGAGCTAAACACGTTCACGTTCATACATACAACACATAACAACATATAGACAAAACAtggatttaaaaatgtaaatatattagtTAATGGATATATGAGTTTAAAATTGAATGCCGATTGCCAACCATTAACGTGAGGCGAAAAATTACGTACATaacattacttttttttttttttagacctaAAATAAGATTAAAAGGAAACACAACAGCACACAGCCTATCGATATTCTACAGTGAATACCAGCCATCTGCGGCTgatgacatttcatttcaacatattttcgtgcttgtatctaTTTAAGGTTCAGTTAAGGATGTCAGCGACATATCTGACATCTCGGGTAATGTTTACATCAATTTGGAAAATCATGAACCCAGGGCAGTGCCAGTGTGGGGTGGGATTCTTTTTCTTTCGTTGTATCGGCACCTACCTCATTCAGTGAAACAAAACCTGTTGTTAATAAAGGTGAGGTGAGTCTTATTCTGTCCCGGATCAGAATTCTgactatccagagacgggatcCGGGACAGAgatgcttgaaaccttagtggtatagaaacatgttaaaatacatCGCATCGCATCGCATCACACTAGCAACCAATTCGGCCCATTGGGAAATCAGTCGCCCATCCTCAACCattcaaaacaattaaaagcAGCATCAAAAGAATATATTACA
Proteins encoded in this window:
- the LOC121366161 gene encoding putative ankyrin repeat protein RF_0381; the protein is MSGETALHRATINGKTDTVKCLLQNGCDVDNARQDGCTALLLASKHGHIKIVELLIEQKVKVDKRNNKKKGALHFAVLNGWEIIVRRLLDEGCDVDASTSGGDTALMMGCLKGSIEIVQMFITRKADVKKKNEFGRTALYFAVLNGWKIIVRCLLDNGCDVDATASHGDTTQMIGCFEGHIEIIQLLITRTADVNKKNAFGQTALHFAVFGDEETIAAWLLNNGSNVNACTSRGNTALMLGCKKGYIEMVRLLIECGADINRNNNNGDTALDIACREGYSDIVKVLEDSMGVTDTETDSMEVTDTETDCMEVTDTETDDEETSLYTAEQND